A section of the Kribbella sp. HUAS MG21 genome encodes:
- a CDS encoding DUF4383 domain-containing protein, protein MDNRMPRPAATQELALWIAGALFTLSCFGFLLLLRDELRASGRLLFGLFQVSFVDSVVYLLLAVGVLLSAGSLRDCRRLLAISGVAMIALALYGWLDGTPVLPALVPTTAPDTWLHLVLGGAMLAAIAVRRTAIPLTAFAWQRSRRRSAVAGAGTWDSSSDS, encoded by the coding sequence GTGGACAACAGGATGCCCCGCCCAGCCGCTACCCAGGAGTTGGCTCTGTGGATCGCAGGTGCGTTGTTCACGCTGTCCTGCTTCGGATTCCTGTTACTGCTCCGGGACGAACTGCGGGCGTCCGGCAGACTGCTGTTCGGCCTGTTCCAGGTGTCGTTCGTGGACAGCGTCGTCTATCTGCTGCTCGCTGTCGGGGTCCTGCTGAGCGCCGGCTCCCTGCGTGACTGCCGGAGGCTGCTCGCGATCAGCGGCGTGGCGATGATCGCCCTTGCCCTCTACGGCTGGCTCGACGGTACTCCGGTGCTGCCGGCGCTGGTCCCGACGACCGCGCCCGACACCTGGCTGCACCTCGTCCTCGGCGGCGCCATGCTCGCCGCCATCGCGGTACGCCGTACCGCGATCCCGCTCACCGCCTTCGCATGGCAGCGGTCCCGGCGCCGGAGTGCGGTGGCCGGCGCCGGGACATGGGACAGCTCATCGGACAGTTGA
- a CDS encoding DUF6153 family protein encodes MGIYYRTSYVVAKDPWMERRGAVPGSRVIRLLLHVCVLAGVLGMHALTMNHDPAMMSAGEPSAAHAVHGDSAEPSPSPVSLTRAAEPMNSMCLAILGGLLLIGLALYLSWRRSARPMPWATRVRVVPAAVLGRSPPWLTPSLSKLCVLRT; translated from the coding sequence ATGGGCATCTACTATCGTACTTCGTACGTCGTCGCGAAGGATCCGTGGATGGAACGCCGGGGTGCTGTGCCCGGATCGAGGGTGATCCGGCTGCTGCTGCACGTCTGCGTCCTGGCCGGCGTGCTCGGCATGCACGCGCTGACGATGAACCACGACCCCGCGATGATGTCGGCCGGAGAGCCGTCCGCGGCGCATGCCGTTCATGGGGACAGCGCCGAACCCAGCCCGTCCCCGGTGTCCCTGACCCGTGCCGCCGAGCCGATGAACTCGATGTGCCTGGCGATCCTCGGCGGCCTGCTCCTGATCGGGCTGGCGCTGTACCTGAGCTGGCGGCGATCGGCCAGACCGATGCCGTGGGCAACACGGGTCCGCGTCGTCCCGGCCGCCGTCCTCGGGCGCTCACCGCCCTGGCTCACCCCGTCGTTGTCGAAGCTCTGCGTGCTGCGGACCTGA
- a CDS encoding NAD(P)/FAD-dependent oxidoreductase, translating into MSNSSQDTYDVVVIGAGPVGENVADRAVAGGLTAAIVEHELVGGECSYWACMPTKALLRDASAVRAARALPAAGHAVSGDLDPARVLGRRDRFTSGWDDSGQVDWLNSAGITLIRGHGRIAGTRAVTVTHTDGSTTTLQAQHAVVIATGSSAYLPPIRGLADVTPWTNREAAAVRTIPNRLAIIGGGVVGSEMATAFSALGAQVTLVSQTRLLPGVESFAGEQVADALRAAGVSLHLDVEATEASRDDSGTVRLALSDGTTVEADEVLVATGRTPNTKDVGLDQVGLTPGDWLRVDDALAVLDETGEPIEGNWLYAAGDVNRRALLTHHGKYQARALGDALAARARGDELDLTPWGRHAATADERATTQVIFTDPEVAAVGLSAEAATAVGLKIRVVDYDLGAVSGAKLHADDYRGQVRMIVDDDRNVLVGFTAVGPDVGELLHAATIAVAGEVPLDRLWHAVPAYPTMSELWLRLLETDGRDR; encoded by the coding sequence ATGTCGAACTCCAGCCAGGACACGTACGACGTCGTGGTCATCGGCGCGGGCCCCGTCGGCGAGAACGTCGCCGACCGGGCGGTCGCCGGCGGCCTGACCGCGGCGATCGTGGAACACGAACTCGTCGGCGGTGAGTGCTCGTACTGGGCGTGCATGCCGACGAAGGCCCTGCTCCGCGACGCTTCCGCCGTACGTGCCGCACGGGCGCTGCCCGCGGCCGGCCATGCCGTCAGCGGCGACCTGGACCCGGCCAGGGTGCTGGGCCGGCGCGATCGCTTCACCTCCGGCTGGGACGACTCCGGCCAGGTCGACTGGCTGAATTCGGCGGGCATCACCCTCATCCGCGGGCACGGGCGCATCGCCGGCACCCGAGCCGTGACGGTCACCCACACCGACGGCTCGACCACGACCTTGCAGGCGCAGCATGCGGTCGTGATCGCCACCGGTAGCAGCGCGTACCTGCCGCCCATCCGCGGACTGGCGGACGTGACGCCTTGGACGAACCGGGAGGCCGCCGCGGTCCGCACCATCCCGAACAGGCTGGCGATCATCGGTGGCGGTGTCGTCGGTTCCGAGATGGCCACCGCCTTCAGCGCCCTCGGCGCGCAGGTGACGCTCGTGTCCCAGACCCGCCTGCTGCCCGGCGTGGAGTCTTTCGCGGGTGAACAGGTGGCCGACGCTCTCCGCGCGGCCGGGGTGTCGCTGCACCTGGACGTCGAGGCGACTGAAGCGAGCCGCGACGACTCCGGGACGGTCCGGCTGGCGCTGTCGGACGGCACGACTGTCGAAGCCGACGAGGTGCTGGTCGCGACCGGGCGCACCCCGAACACCAAGGACGTCGGTCTGGATCAGGTCGGCCTCACGCCCGGCGACTGGTTGCGCGTCGACGACGCTCTCGCCGTACTGGACGAAACCGGCGAGCCGATTGAGGGCAATTGGCTGTACGCCGCGGGTGACGTGAACCGGCGGGCGCTGCTGACCCATCACGGCAAATACCAGGCGCGCGCTCTGGGCGATGCGCTCGCCGCTCGGGCGCGCGGCGACGAGCTGGACCTGACGCCGTGGGGACGGCACGCGGCCACCGCCGACGAACGCGCCACGACCCAGGTGATCTTCACCGATCCCGAGGTCGCCGCCGTCGGCCTGTCCGCCGAGGCCGCGACCGCCGTGGGCCTGAAGATCCGGGTCGTGGACTACGACCTGGGTGCGGTCTCCGGCGCCAAGCTGCACGCCGACGACTACCGCGGGCAAGTCCGGATGATCGTCGACGACGACCGCAACGTCCTGGTCGGCTTCACGGCCGTCGGGCCGGACGTCGGCGAACTCCTGCACGCCGCCACGATCGCCGTCGCGGGCGAAGTACCACTCGACCGGCTGTGGCACGCGGTGCCCGCCTACCCGACGATGAGCGAACTCTGGCTCCGCCTCCTGGAAACCGACGGCCGCGACCGGTGA
- a CDS encoding M56 family metallopeptidase, whose product MTIIVALLAYAGTLAVLAPRLLAGPWLRRSPRLALALWHSSAISVLLATILSTVACFADEGGVAHWIPGLTGHHGLSGLLLAAAPIVVPAVLALRLGVVGRRLSHNHRDGRRRHLELVRLLGRYDDELGATVIPVDVPAAYCVPGTDQIVITAGALAVLDDHELRAVVAHEQAHLTGRHHLLVGWAEILRGAFGALPLFAHLGRATADLVELVADDRTVRRTSAAGLASAIAALSCGPAPAHGLAASGGSVLARVERLLAPPAPLPIVPRIGGIGTAVTLLAVPVLLVLAPATVAAGLVECPHPFS is encoded by the coding sequence ATGACGATCATCGTCGCGCTGCTCGCGTACGCCGGGACGCTGGCCGTGCTCGCGCCGCGCCTGCTCGCCGGCCCCTGGCTTCGCCGGTCGCCCCGGCTCGCGCTGGCGTTGTGGCACTCCAGCGCGATATCGGTGCTGCTGGCCACGATCCTGTCGACGGTCGCCTGCTTCGCGGACGAGGGCGGCGTCGCCCACTGGATTCCCGGACTGACCGGGCATCACGGGCTGTCCGGCCTGCTCCTGGCCGCCGCTCCGATCGTCGTGCCCGCGGTGCTCGCGCTCCGCCTCGGCGTGGTCGGCCGACGGCTGTCGCACAACCACCGCGACGGCCGGCGGCGGCATCTGGAGCTGGTGCGGTTGCTCGGCCGGTACGACGACGAGCTCGGCGCGACCGTCATCCCGGTCGATGTCCCGGCCGCGTACTGCGTGCCCGGTACCGATCAGATCGTGATCACCGCCGGGGCCCTTGCCGTCCTCGACGACCACGAACTGCGCGCTGTCGTGGCGCACGAGCAGGCACACCTCACCGGACGCCACCACCTGCTCGTCGGTTGGGCCGAGATCCTGCGCGGCGCCTTCGGAGCACTCCCCTTGTTCGCGCACCTCGGCAGGGCGACGGCCGACCTCGTCGAGCTCGTCGCCGACGACCGGACGGTACGTCGTACCTCCGCGGCGGGTCTGGCGAGCGCGATCGCCGCGCTGAGCTGTGGCCCCGCCCCGGCACACGGTCTCGCGGCCTCCGGCGGATCCGTGCTCGCGCGCGTCGAGCGCCTGCTCGCGCCACCCGCGCCGCTGCCGATCGTGCCCCGGATCGGCGGCATCGGTACGGCGGTCACGCTGCTCGCCGTCCCCGTCCTGCTCGTCCTGGCTCCGGCGACGGTGGCGGCCGGGCTGGTCGAGTGCCCGCATCCCTTCAGCTGA
- a CDS encoding metal-sensitive transcriptional regulator, producing the protein MQHHGYIEDKDAYLRRLRRIEGQARGLQRMVDDEEYCIDILTQISAMTKALESVALGLLDDHLSHCVVDAAAAGGPEADRKIKEASAAIARLVRS; encoded by the coding sequence GTGCAGCACCACGGCTACATCGAGGACAAGGACGCGTACCTCCGGCGCCTCCGCCGGATCGAGGGCCAGGCCCGCGGTCTGCAGCGGATGGTGGACGACGAGGAGTACTGCATCGACATCCTCACCCAGATCTCGGCGATGACGAAGGCGCTCGAGTCGGTCGCCCTCGGCCTGCTCGACGACCACCTGTCGCACTGCGTCGTCGACGCGGCGGCAGCCGGCGGCCCCGAGGCCGACCGCAAGATCAAGGAGGCCTCCGCCGCCATCGCCCGCCTGGTCCGCTCCTGA
- a CDS encoding BlaI/MecI/CopY family transcriptional regulator — protein sequence MRGFGELEAAVMERLWSWGRPAIVREVLDDLNKDRELAYTTVMTVMDNLHRKGWLARERDGRAYRYRPVASRQEYNAELMREILDRSGDQAGTLLRFVENVTPEEAQAIRRALRSRGVRQA from the coding sequence GTGCGAGGGTTCGGCGAACTGGAAGCGGCGGTCATGGAGCGGTTGTGGTCCTGGGGCCGGCCCGCGATCGTGCGCGAGGTGCTCGACGACCTGAACAAGGACCGCGAGCTGGCGTACACCACGGTGATGACCGTGATGGACAACCTGCACCGCAAGGGCTGGCTGGCCAGGGAGCGGGACGGCCGCGCCTACCGCTACCGGCCGGTCGCGTCCCGGCAGGAGTACAACGCCGAGCTGATGCGCGAGATCCTCGACCGCAGCGGCGACCAGGCCGGCACCTTGTTGCGGTTCGTCGAGAACGTGACGCCGGAGGAGGCCCAGGCGATCCGCCGGGCGCTGCGGTCCCGCGGAGTTCGGCAGGCATGA
- a CDS encoding TetR/AcrR family transcriptional regulator, which translates to MSEARARLLGTATGLFYAEGLHAVGIDRVIAEAKVTRATLYRHFPSKDDLIVAYLTQADQAIRARLEAMRAEDLGPDDVIRAVARSITDDIQRPGFRGCAFLNAAAEYPDPAHPVHRAVLEHREWFLGTLVELFTDLGKIDAEPAARHFVMLRDGAMAAGCLTDPEPICATFLRGVEGLLKYRSGLTAAATD; encoded by the coding sequence ATGTCGGAAGCACGCGCGCGACTGCTCGGCACTGCCACCGGGCTCTTCTACGCCGAAGGGCTGCACGCCGTCGGCATCGACCGTGTCATCGCCGAGGCGAAGGTCACCCGGGCGACGCTCTACCGGCACTTCCCCAGCAAGGACGACCTGATCGTCGCGTACCTGACCCAGGCCGACCAGGCGATCCGCGCCCGGCTGGAGGCCATGCGGGCCGAGGATCTCGGCCCGGACGACGTCATCCGGGCCGTCGCCCGGTCGATCACGGACGACATCCAGCGGCCCGGCTTCCGCGGGTGCGCGTTCCTGAACGCCGCCGCGGAGTACCCCGACCCGGCGCATCCGGTGCACCGGGCGGTCCTCGAGCACCGCGAGTGGTTCCTCGGCACGCTCGTCGAGCTCTTCACCGACCTCGGCAAGATCGACGCCGAGCCCGCGGCCCGGCACTTCGTGATGCTCCGCGACGGCGCCATGGCCGCCGGCTGCCTGACCGACCCGGAACCGATCTGCGCCACGTTCCTGCGCGGCGTCGAGGGACTCCTCAAGTACCGCAGCGGCCTCACCGCGGCGGCTACCGACTGA
- a CDS encoding DUF305 domain-containing protein, producing MRGRGALGAAAGAVLLMVSVVACGGGDSGAGEATAARSTPVAEFNEADARFASEMILHHQQATQLASMAGYRAGSAQVKQLAAKIGAAQEPEIKLLSTWLVGWGKPTPQQEHGHVEELPGMMTEDELHELGNLSRSAFDRAWLQRMIKHHQGAVTMAKAHRTAGKSPAAVALAQKIELARTQEIPVLQRQLQRAG from the coding sequence ATGCGTGGGCGCGGAGCGCTGGGGGCAGCGGCGGGTGCTGTCCTGCTCATGGTGTCGGTCGTCGCATGCGGCGGCGGGGACAGCGGGGCCGGGGAGGCGACGGCGGCCCGCAGTACTCCGGTCGCGGAGTTCAACGAGGCGGACGCCCGGTTCGCGTCCGAGATGATCCTGCACCACCAGCAGGCGACGCAGCTGGCGAGTATGGCGGGGTACCGGGCGGGGTCGGCGCAGGTGAAGCAGTTGGCCGCGAAGATCGGCGCCGCGCAGGAGCCCGAGATCAAGCTGCTGTCGACCTGGCTCGTCGGTTGGGGCAAGCCGACGCCGCAGCAGGAGCACGGGCACGTCGAGGAGCTGCCCGGGATGATGACCGAGGACGAGCTGCATGAACTGGGCAACCTGTCGCGGTCCGCGTTCGACCGTGCGTGGTTGCAGCGGATGATCAAGCATCACCAGGGCGCGGTGACGATGGCCAAGGCACACCGGACCGCGGGCAAGAGTCCCGCGGCCGTGGCACTGGCGCAGAAGATCGAGCTCGCGCGCACCCAGGAGATCCCCGTCCTGCAGCGGCAGCTCCAGCGAGCCGGCTAG
- a CDS encoding copper-translocating P-type ATPase: MPAAHDDHTGHADHAGPSGHGAHGAHSGHGGHDKHAGHDPEMFRRKFWLSLVLTLPIVATSHMVMDWFGYSLDFPGIDWVGPVLGTFVFFYGGWPFLQGGVREARDKAPGMMLLISMAITVAYVASLATSAGWFDLDFWWELAALVTIMLLGHWQEMKAIGQAQGALAALAALLPDEADRVVGDDVETVKVSDLQIGDVVLVRSGGRVPADGEIVDGAAELDESMITGESRPVSRTTGDRVVAGTVATDSAIRVRVDAVGEDTALAGIQRLVAEAQQSSGRAQVLADRFAAMLFYIATAAALVTFVAWWLLGNLDESVVRTVTVLVIACPHALGLAIPLVISLSTAVAAKAGILVKDRLALERMRTVQAVLFDKTGTLTKGEHVVSGVAGDEQEVLRIAGAVESDSEHPLARAIVRAADERGVRGRATDFKSLTGRGVQAVVDGNNYAVGGPALLRELNVDVTGEYAEHAGEWSARGAAVLYLLELDGDRATVRGAIALEDEVRPEARQAVEQLRAAGVEKIVMITGDAKPVAEAVAADLGFREGVDEVFAEVLPADKDKAVSELQARGLQVAMVGDGVNDAPALARADVGIAIGAGTDVAIESAGVVLASSDPRGVTGVIRLSKSSYRKMIQNLAWAAGYNVIAIPLAAGVLAWAGLTLSPAVGAVLMSISTIVVALNAQLLRRVRLTSAD; this comes from the coding sequence ATGCCCGCGGCACACGACGATCACACCGGTCACGCGGACCACGCCGGACCCAGCGGTCACGGTGCGCACGGGGCACACTCTGGGCACGGTGGGCACGACAAGCACGCCGGGCACGATCCGGAGATGTTCCGGCGGAAGTTCTGGCTGAGCCTGGTCCTGACGCTGCCGATCGTGGCGACCAGTCACATGGTGATGGACTGGTTCGGCTACAGCCTCGACTTCCCGGGGATCGACTGGGTCGGCCCGGTGCTCGGTACGTTCGTGTTCTTCTACGGCGGCTGGCCGTTCCTGCAGGGCGGCGTCCGCGAGGCGCGCGACAAGGCGCCCGGCATGATGCTGCTGATCTCGATGGCGATCACAGTGGCGTACGTCGCCTCGCTCGCCACCAGCGCCGGCTGGTTCGACCTCGACTTCTGGTGGGAGCTCGCCGCGCTGGTCACGATCATGCTGCTCGGCCACTGGCAGGAGATGAAGGCGATCGGCCAGGCGCAGGGCGCACTGGCGGCATTGGCCGCGTTGCTGCCCGACGAGGCCGACCGCGTGGTGGGTGACGACGTCGAGACCGTCAAGGTCAGCGACCTGCAGATCGGCGACGTCGTCCTGGTCCGCTCCGGCGGCCGGGTGCCGGCCGACGGCGAGATCGTCGACGGCGCGGCCGAACTGGACGAGTCGATGATCACCGGCGAGTCCCGGCCGGTGTCCCGTACGACGGGGGACCGGGTCGTCGCCGGCACCGTGGCCACCGACTCCGCGATCCGGGTGCGCGTCGACGCCGTCGGCGAGGACACCGCGCTCGCGGGCATCCAGCGACTGGTGGCCGAGGCACAGCAGTCGAGCGGCCGCGCCCAGGTACTCGCCGACCGGTTCGCGGCCATGCTGTTCTACATCGCGACCGCCGCGGCGCTGGTCACGTTCGTCGCGTGGTGGCTGCTGGGCAACCTGGACGAGTCCGTCGTACGAACGGTGACCGTCCTGGTGATCGCCTGCCCGCACGCCCTCGGCCTGGCGATCCCGCTGGTGATCTCGCTGTCGACCGCGGTCGCGGCCAAGGCGGGCATCCTGGTGAAGGACCGGCTGGCGCTGGAGCGGATGCGGACCGTGCAGGCGGTGCTGTTCGACAAGACCGGCACGCTGACCAAGGGCGAGCACGTCGTGAGCGGCGTCGCCGGTGACGAGCAGGAGGTACTGCGGATCGCGGGCGCGGTCGAGTCCGACAGCGAACACCCGCTGGCCCGGGCGATCGTCCGGGCGGCCGACGAGCGTGGCGTCCGGGGCCGGGCGACCGACTTCAAGTCGCTCACCGGACGCGGTGTCCAGGCCGTTGTCGACGGCAACAACTATGCGGTCGGCGGCCCGGCGTTGCTGCGCGAGCTGAACGTCGACGTCACCGGCGAGTACGCCGAACACGCCGGCGAATGGTCCGCCCGGGGCGCCGCGGTGCTGTACCTGCTGGAGCTGGACGGCGACCGCGCGACGGTGCGTGGCGCGATCGCGCTCGAGGACGAGGTCCGTCCCGAGGCGCGCCAGGCTGTCGAGCAGTTGCGTGCCGCCGGGGTCGAGAAGATCGTGATGATCACCGGCGACGCGAAGCCGGTGGCCGAGGCGGTCGCCGCGGACCTCGGGTTCCGTGAAGGCGTCGACGAGGTGTTCGCCGAGGTGCTGCCGGCCGACAAGGACAAGGCGGTCAGCGAACTGCAGGCCCGCGGCCTCCAGGTCGCCATGGTCGGCGACGGCGTGAACGACGCCCCCGCGCTGGCTCGCGCCGACGTCGGCATCGCGATCGGCGCCGGGACCGACGTGGCGATCGAGTCGGCCGGTGTCGTGCTGGCCTCCTCGGACCCGCGCGGCGTCACGGGCGTGATCCGGCTGTCCAAGTCGTCGTACCGCAAGATGATCCAGAACCTCGCCTGGGCGGCCGGCTACAACGTGATCGCGATCCCCTTGGCCGCGGGTGTGCTGGCCTGGGCCGGCCTGACCCTCAGCCCAGCGGTCGGCGCGGTGCTGATGTCGATCTCCACCATCGTGGTCGCCCTCAACGCGCAGCTCCTGCGCCGGGTGCGCCTCACCTCGGCCGACTGA
- a CDS encoding heavy-metal-associated domain-containing protein: MCDSCSCGTNTGQDAGTIDLQTTPIETVYSVEGMTCGHCASSVTGELSKLDGVVSVDVEVSSGSVTVRSTSPLDRETVRGAVDEAGYQLVGA; encoded by the coding sequence ATGTGTGACAGCTGCAGCTGCGGTACCAACACCGGCCAGGACGCCGGGACGATCGACCTGCAGACCACCCCGATCGAAACCGTCTACAGCGTCGAGGGCATGACCTGCGGACACTGCGCGAGCTCGGTGACCGGTGAGCTCTCCAAGCTGGACGGCGTCGTGTCCGTCGACGTCGAGGTGTCCTCGGGCTCCGTGACGGTCCGCAGTACGTCGCCGCTCGACCGGGAAACGGTCCGCGGCGCCGTGGACGAGGCGGGTTATCAGCTGGTCGGCGCCTGA
- a CDS encoding MFS transporter has product MSNVTASGSSRRWWALGLIAGAQFMVIMDTSIIGVALPEMRVDLGFTPGSLSWVFNAYVVAFGGLLLLGGRLSDLLGARRVFATGWAVLLIGSVLAGVAGGVGLELAGRAVQGVGAALIAPAALTLLMMLFGGNPKELTKAIALYGAAAPAGGTAGVFLGGVITQYLSWPWVFYLNVPIALAALIATPALMPAAAPRRGSVDLLGALTVTGGLAAGVYAIVRAPEVGWASAQTLLVGLAAVLLLGVFVAIQAGRREPLMRLAIFRTPNLAAANVAQLLLGAAWVPMWFFLNLYLQQVLGLSAFPSGAALLPMTSFIMLGMIVAAPRLIASVGPKKALVTGMSILTVGLAALSLIRSTGSFWTDVLPASLIAAAGMSLAFIPSLGIALSSARPEEGGLASGIVNTSYQIGSALGLAAMTAVAAANGADEVGDPSALTNGYSAALVGAAVIAAVGAVLAAITLRMPRQAAQPADREPSTVR; this is encoded by the coding sequence ATGAGTAACGTGACCGCGTCGGGGTCGTCCCGGCGCTGGTGGGCGCTCGGCCTGATCGCCGGCGCTCAGTTCATGGTGATCATGGACACGTCGATCATCGGCGTGGCGCTTCCGGAGATGCGGGTCGACCTCGGGTTCACGCCCGGGAGCCTGTCCTGGGTCTTCAACGCGTACGTGGTCGCCTTCGGCGGGCTGCTGCTCCTCGGCGGCCGGCTGTCGGACCTTCTCGGCGCGCGGCGGGTCTTCGCGACCGGTTGGGCGGTGCTGCTGATCGGCTCGGTGCTGGCAGGCGTCGCCGGGGGAGTAGGGCTCGAGCTGGCCGGCCGGGCCGTTCAGGGCGTCGGTGCCGCACTGATCGCACCGGCCGCGCTGACCTTGCTGATGATGCTGTTCGGCGGCAACCCCAAGGAGCTGACGAAGGCGATCGCGTTGTACGGCGCGGCCGCACCCGCCGGTGGTACCGCGGGCGTGTTCCTCGGCGGCGTGATCACGCAGTACCTGTCGTGGCCGTGGGTGTTCTACCTCAACGTGCCGATCGCGCTGGCAGCGCTGATCGCGACCCCGGCCTTGATGCCGGCCGCGGCGCCGCGCCGCGGGAGCGTTGACCTGCTCGGTGCGCTGACCGTCACCGGCGGACTGGCCGCGGGTGTGTACGCGATCGTGCGGGCACCGGAGGTCGGCTGGGCATCCGCCCAGACGCTGCTGGTGGGTCTCGCGGCGGTGCTGCTGCTCGGTGTGTTCGTGGCGATCCAGGCAGGGCGCCGGGAGCCGCTGATGCGGCTGGCGATCTTCCGTACGCCGAACCTCGCGGCCGCGAACGTCGCGCAACTGCTGCTCGGCGCGGCCTGGGTGCCGATGTGGTTCTTCCTGAACCTGTACCTGCAGCAGGTGCTCGGCCTGAGCGCGTTCCCGAGCGGGGCGGCGTTGTTGCCGATGACAAGCTTCATCATGCTCGGCATGATCGTCGCGGCGCCGCGGCTGATCGCGTCCGTCGGCCCGAAGAAGGCCCTGGTGACGGGGATGTCGATCCTGACCGTCGGGCTGGCGGCACTGTCCCTGATCCGGTCGACCGGCTCGTTCTGGACCGACGTACTGCCGGCCTCGCTGATCGCGGCGGCGGGCATGTCGCTGGCGTTCATCCCGAGCCTCGGCATCGCGCTGTCCTCGGCCCGTCCGGAGGAAGGCGGCCTGGCGTCCGGCATCGTCAACACCAGCTACCAGATCGGGTCCGCGCTCGGGCTGGCCGCGATGACCGCCGTCGCCGCGGCCAACGGCGCGGACGAGGTGGGCGACCCGTCGGCCCTGACGAACGGCTACTCGGCAGCGCTCGTCGGAGCGGCCGTCATCGCGGCGGTCGGTGCCGTCCTGGCGGCGATCACCCTCCGCATGCCGCGGCAGGCAGCGCAGCCGGCAGACCGCGAGCCGTCAACTGTCCGATGA
- a CDS encoding helix-turn-helix domain-containing protein, translated as MYTVAVLTIEDVIAFDLATPVSVFGSVRLPDGRSGYQVVVAGAEVSAGPLRIAPGVPLDEAARADLIVVPGRNDPTRPTPDAILDLLRTAVARGTRVASICVGAFTLAEAGLLDGRTATTHWLACDRLAREYPAVKVDPDVLYVDDGTVLTSAGASTGLDLCLHIVEQDYGVAVAADAARLAVAPLHRTGGQAQYILRNRPTYRTATLEKVLAWIEVNAHRRLTLTEIAAAAGLSVRTLTRRFTDELGQSPIQWLTGVRVRHAQELLETTDHTVERIALQVGFPTTSNFRTLFAQSVGVTPGTYRKTFRPTRIY; from the coding sequence ATGTACACCGTCGCCGTGCTCACGATCGAGGATGTGATCGCGTTCGATCTGGCCACGCCGGTCTCGGTCTTCGGGAGCGTCCGGCTGCCCGACGGCCGCAGCGGCTACCAAGTGGTGGTCGCCGGCGCGGAGGTGTCCGCGGGTCCGCTGCGGATCGCACCCGGCGTGCCCCTCGACGAGGCGGCGCGCGCCGACCTGATCGTCGTACCGGGCCGCAACGACCCCACCCGGCCCACGCCGGACGCGATCCTCGACCTGCTGCGTACGGCGGTCGCGCGCGGGACGCGGGTGGCGTCGATCTGCGTCGGGGCGTTCACCCTCGCCGAAGCCGGCCTGCTCGACGGCCGCACCGCGACCACGCACTGGCTGGCTTGCGATCGCCTGGCCCGCGAGTACCCGGCGGTGAAGGTGGATCCAGACGTCCTGTACGTCGACGACGGCACCGTCCTGACCTCGGCCGGTGCCTCCACCGGGCTCGACCTGTGTCTGCACATCGTCGAGCAGGACTACGGCGTCGCGGTCGCGGCCGACGCGGCCCGGCTCGCGGTGGCGCCGCTGCATCGCACCGGCGGACAGGCGCAGTACATCCTGCGCAACCGCCCGACGTACCGGACCGCGACGCTGGAGAAGGTGCTCGCCTGGATCGAGGTCAACGCCCACCGTCGCCTCACGCTGACCGAGATCGCCGCGGCCGCCGGGCTCAGCGTTCGCACACTGACCCGCCGCTTCACCGACGAGCTCGGCCAGAGCCCGATCCAGTGGCTGACCGGCGTCCGGGTCCGGCACGCCCAGGAACTCCTCGAAACCACCGACCACACCGTGGAGCGGATCGCCCTCCAGGTCGGGTTCCCGACCACCAGCAACTTCCGCACCCTGTTCGCCCAGTCCGTCGGCGTCACGCCCGGCACCTATCGCAAGACCTTCCGCCCGACCCGCATCTACTAG
- a CDS encoding DUF305 domain-containing protein: MRTTRTTAAAALTLAVVLGLVACGNDGDAGGMPGMQHGTKSTPSATTGTTSAAADHNDADVKFATEMIPHHQQAVTMADLALRKASNATVKQLATAIKAAQDPEIKQMSGWLTGWGEMVPTPGMGHEMAHGEGMMTEEEMAALGKAGGAAFDRMWVQLMIKHHQGAVAMAKTEQTAGKSSTAVALAKTIETAQTAEIATMQKLLTQLP, from the coding sequence ATGCGCACCACGCGCACTACCGCTGCGGCGGCTCTCACACTCGCAGTCGTCCTGGGCCTGGTGGCCTGTGGCAACGACGGCGATGCAGGCGGCATGCCGGGCATGCAACACGGCACGAAGAGTACGCCGTCGGCCACGACGGGCACCACGAGCGCGGCGGCGGACCACAACGACGCCGACGTGAAGTTCGCGACCGAGATGATTCCGCACCATCAGCAGGCCGTCACGATGGCCGATCTGGCGCTGCGGAAGGCGAGCAACGCGACGGTCAAGCAGTTGGCGACCGCGATCAAGGCGGCCCAGGACCCCGAGATCAAGCAGATGTCAGGCTGGCTCACGGGGTGGGGCGAGATGGTCCCCACGCCCGGCATGGGCCACGAGATGGCGCACGGCGAAGGCATGATGACCGAGGAGGAGATGGCCGCGCTGGGCAAGGCCGGCGGTGCCGCCTTCGACCGGATGTGGGTGCAGCTGATGATCAAGCACCATCAGGGCGCCGTCGCGATGGCCAAGACCGAGCAGACCGCGGGGAAGAGCAGCACGGCGGTCGCGCTGGCGAAGACGATCGAGACGGCCCAGACCGCCGAGATCGCCACGATGCAGAAGCTGCTCACCCAGCTGCCGTAA